The Symphalangus syndactylus isolate Jambi chromosome 1, NHGRI_mSymSyn1-v2.1_pri, whole genome shotgun sequence DNA segment TTACCTACTCACCACCGCACTTTACCATCCCCTCTCCTGACTGCTTAGCACTCAGCTCACCTGACTTCTGGGGGCTGGATCTTCCACCCCTTCCTCAGACCCCAGCCCGCCTTTTTATGGGCACCTGGCATTCCCTGCCCTCCTCACCTTGGGGAGAACTCTTTCATCTGAATGACTTGCCAGGAGGGGAGAAGACAACAAGCAAGTCCTGTATAGCTGAGAACCCCCAGAAATTGCAGGCAGAATTTCTGCATATGGCATAAAGGTACCTGTTTGTAGGGAGGGGCCCAGAGCTTTCATCAGCCTCCTGAAAGAGGCCTTGGCCCAGAAAGGTTAAGGGCAGGGCTGAGATGGAATATGGGTAGAGGAGCTGCTGAGGAAATGCCTGCCCCTCGCTCCGCCATCACTTCATTCCCACCCTGGGATATCAGCCCCAGGAATTTAGATGAGCCCAGCAAAGTCAGCCCATTCCTGTGAGCGGCTGAACCCCTCTTCCTGCCCTTTCAGGTGGGCAAGTTCCTGAGTGCTGAGGAGTATCAGCAGAAGATCATCCCTGTGGTGGTCAAGATGTTCTCATCCACTGACCGGGCCATGCGCATCCGCCTCCTGCAGCAGGTGAGGCCTCTGTACCAGACTCCGTGGTGGTCCACCTCACCCAGACCCCACCCTGGTGGCTGGGGAGGCACCTGCCCTGGCTGCACAGGGACCCCAGAAACCCAACCCCTGAACACGCACACAAGTGAGGGACCCACTGAGGCCAGGCTGTCAGAAAGTTGGCCACATACAGGGCTCCTTGGCAGTTTTGGGAATGGCCagtttgcccaggctgcagcgctCTAATGCCCCCTCCTCTCCTGGCTCAGTCACTCTAGCGCTCTAGAGTGGGGATACAGTCTCTCTCCTGCCAACCCCAGGGCAGCTGGGAGCATCAGACAGGATGGATGGGATCTAGGAAGTACCAGCGGCTCCCAGTGCCATTCCCTCTGCAACCACCAAACGTACCAGTCTTCCTCATGGCACTGTGGGCAGGCGGGGAGGAGCAGGGCAGGGGTGATACCCTCGTTTATAGAAGAggctcaggctgggcgcagtggcttatgcctgtaatcccagcactttgagagggccgaggcaggcagatcacctgaggtcaggagtttaagaccagcctggccaacatggcgaaaccccgtctctactaaaaatacaaaaattagccaggtgtggtggtgggtgcctgtaatctcagctgctcaggaggctgaggcaggagaatcgcttaaacctgggaggcagaggctgcagtgagctgagatcgcgccactgcactccagcctcggccacagagcaagactctgtctcaaaaaaaaaaaaaaaaaagaaaagaaaatagaagaggccAGATGAGAGGGTGGCCAGATGAGCCGGACTATGAGCCAGGCCTTCCTAGCGCCCTCCTGGCCTTTCCTCACTCCTCTACCTGGGCCTGAGGCCAAACACCTGAGTGGTAGCTCAGGAGGTTGACCTGGCTGGCCAGTGCCTGCTGGGTGGAAAAGCTAAGCCAGGAGCGGTTCCATGGCTATGGGGAGAGAGTGGGAGGGGCTGACCATGTTGATACAtcccaacctgggccacagatgGAGCAGTTCATCCAGTACCTTGACGAGCCAACGGTCAACACCCAGATCTTCCCCCACGTTGTACATGGCTTCCTGGACACCAACCCTGCCATCCGGGAGCAGACAGTCAAGGTGGGTGTGGCCAGGCCCAGAGTGGCTACCCCTGGTTTTCCAAGGTTTGGAGGGGCTCACCCTAGACACAGAGGCCTTGGCTTTGGCCCATGGGTCCAAGCAGGCACTGTCTTTGCTGTGTGGGTTCAGGCCGTGGGTGCAGCTCGGCAGCTGGCGGGGGAGCACGTCCTCCATTCAGCAGACAACGAGCACCTGCCTGTTCCTGGCCCAAGCCCCATGCTTTGAGGCAGTGTGCATGAGGTACCCAGCCCCCTGCACTCATGGAGCTTCCTTTCCAAGGCACAGAGAGTGGGCTTGCCAGACAATacaacagaattagaaaatatgtattgttggctggtcgcagtggctcacgcccgtaatccctgcactttgggaggctgaggcaagcggatcacctgaggtcaggagctcgagaccagcctgaccaacatggcgaagccctgtctctactaaaaaatacaaaaccagctgggcatggtcgcgcatgcctgtaatcccagctactcgggaggctgaggcaggagactcaattgaacccaggaggcagaggttgcagtgagccgagatcatgccattgcactccagcctgggcaacaagagtgaaactccgtttcaaaaaaaaaaaaaaaaggaagaaaatatgcaTTGTTGGAAAGTGTGGGGAGAAGAGtttgtggttttaaaaacagtggtcaggggctgggcgcggtggctcacacctgtgatcccagcactttggtaggccaaggtgggaggatcgcttgagcccaggagttggagaccagcctggtcatcatggccaaaccccatctctacaaaaaaatacaaaagttagccgtgtatggtgatgcacgcctgtagtcccagctactcgggaggctgaggcgggtaggtagcttgagcccaggaggttgaggctgcattgagctatgatcgtgacactgcattccagcctgggcaacagagtgagacctcatctcaaaatttaagaaattattttagaccgggcgtggtggcccatgcctgtaatcccagcactttgggaggccgaggcgggtggatcacctgagatcaggagtttgagaccagcctggccaacatggtaaaaccccatctctactaaaaatacaaaaaatggctgggtgcggttgctcacacctgtaatcccagactttgggaggctgaggtgggcagatcacaaggtcaggagatcgagaccatcctggctaacacggtgaaaccccgtctctactaaaagtacaaaaacaatctaactgggcatggtggtgggcgcctgtggtcccagctactcgggaggctgaggcaggagaatggtgtgaacctcagagatggagcttgcagtgagccaagatcgcgccactgcactccagcctgggtgacagagcaagacaccgtctcaaaaaaataaaattaaaatacaaaaaattagcggggcatggtggtgggcacctataatcccagccactcaggaggccggggcaggagaattgcttgaacccaggaggcggaggttgcagtgagtagagatcacaccactgcactccagcctgggtgacagagtgagactccatctcaaaaccaaaaatgaTATGGAGATGAGGGTGGCTCTGAGGCTTGtggcctgagcaactggaaggTTAGGAGTTGCTATTTACTGAGAAGATGACGCAAGCATGTTGGGCCCCATCTTGGCTGTTTCTGTTAGGCAGCTGGATGGAGATGTCAAGTTGGCCACTGGTTATGCATGTGTGAAATTTAGGGAAGCCTGGGCTAGGGGTGTGTGCCTGGGGGTTGTCAGCTCACAAGATGGCATTTAAAGCCATGAAATGGCTGAGATCATCTAGGGCAAGAGTGTTAGATATAAAAGAGCCCTCTAGATTGGCTCCGAGTGTGTGAACGTTAGAATCTCAGCAAAAGCAGCAgccacggccgggcacggtggctcacgcttgtaatcccagcactttgggaggccgaggcgggcggatcacaaggtcaggagatcgagaccacggtgaaaccccgtctctactaacaatacaaaaaaattagccgggcgtggtggcgggcacccgtagtcccagctactcggagaggctgaggcaggagaatggcgtgaacccgggaggtggagcttgcagtgagccgagattgtgccactgcactccagcctgggcgacagagcaagactccgtcttaaaaaaaaaaaaaaaaaaaaaaagcagcagccagCCAGGTCAGAGGAGAACCAGGAGGGGCTGGTGTCCTGGAAGACCAGAGACCAAAGTTTCAGGGAGGGAAAACTCAGGGGTGTCAGAACTGCTGAGGGTCAAGTTTGGTGAGGATGGAGAACTGGCTGTTGAAATTAGTACCATGGAGGGCATCAGTGACCTCACCCTGAGCCAGTTTGGCAGAGTGTGGGGCTGTTTGTGTGAGTCTAGGTGGGGTGCCATCAGGAGAGCAGAGCAGAAGAAATGGGAGACAGGAGTGCAGACGGACTTTGGAGGTTTTGCTGTAAAGGGGGACAGAAATGGGGTCCCTTTCCTCAACATGCTGGACagggccaggcccaggctgggAGGTGGCCTTGCAGGCTTTGATGGGTGTGCTCTGGGATGAGGGCTGCCAGGAGGCTGTTCCTGCACAAGGCCCTTTGCCCACCACAGCCCACAGTTCCCACTCATTTCTGCCCCACAGTCCATGCTGCTCCTGGCCCCAAAGCTGAACGAGGCCAACCTCAATGTGGAGCTGATGAAGCACTTTGCACGGCTACAGGCCAAGGATGAACAGGGCCCCATCCGCTGCAACACCACGGTCTGCCTGGGCAAAATCGGCTCCTACCTCAGTGCCAGTGTGAGTGTCCTGCACAACTGCTGGAGCCCGGTCCCTGTCGCAGGACCACAGCCTCCTTCAGGGCCAGGAGTCTTGTGTGTGGGGTCCTTCATTCTCCCAGAGGCGTAGGCCCTGCATGCTGCCGGCCCCATATCTGGGTTCCCAGAGGTGGAGTGAGTTGgccgaggtcacacagccaggagggATCTGGGATCTGAATCCAGGCCTGCTTGGCCCCATGGCCTGTGTGCATCCCCTCAGCCAGGGTTTGTAAGTTCAGTTGCTTGCCATGCCCAGACAGTTAACAGGAATGAACGGTCAGctgggcagggaggaagggagcctGTGTCCGAGCCCTGGGGACAGCTGCTGTTGTGGTCCCATGCCCTGAGGCAGTGTGGAGCCCAGTGATTTGGGAAGAGAAGCCCAGGTCCAGAGTTTTAGGTAAACTCTTCCCCATTTAAGTGATTCATTCACATTTTTCAGATTCTGGGGGCCTATGGGTGGCCCCGTTCTGGGAAGTAAGGGCTGGTGGTTCTGGGTCCCAACATTGACCCTACACTCAGGAGCCCTCTTTCCTGCCCCATCGTAGACCAGACACAGGGTCCTTACCTCTGCCTTCAGCCGAGCCACTAAGGACCCGTTTGCACCGTCCCGGGTTGCGGGTGTCCTGGGCTTTGCTGCCACCCACAACCTCTACTCAATGAACGACTGTGCCCACAAGATCCTGCCTGTGCTCTGCGGTCTCACTGTAGATCCTGAGAAATCCGTGCGGGACCAGGTGAGGCACAGCTGGGCCTGGGCCCTGGGCTGGGGCTGTAGGGGATGTCAGGCCCTAGCTGGCCTGGTAGGTTCTTGAGAACCCCAGaggccccagctctgccccttgtTACCCCCACAGGCCTTCAAGGCCATTCGGAGCTTCCTGTCCAAATTGGAGTCTGTGTCTGAGGACCCAACCCAGCTGGAGGAAGTGGGTGAGTGGCCTACACTCGTGTTCCCTCTTTCCCTGCCATGTCCTTAACTGTGACCTGTTTGTGTCCCACCCCCACTGGAGTTTCTGAAAGGCCCTAGTGAGCAGACTTGACTCAGCTCCCCCTTCACAGATGGGAGAACTCAGGCCTGGAGAAGGGAGGGGCGGCTGCAGGGCACTGTCAGTTCCTGCTGTCCTGTCACCCATGGGTGCCCGACGTGCCCATACCCACCTCTCTCTCATGCCACTGCCCAGAGAAGGATGTCCATGCAGCCTCCAGCCCTGGCATGGGAGGAGCCGCAGCCAGCTGGGCAGGCTGGGCCGTGACTGGGGTCTCCTCACTCACCTCCAAGCTGATCCGTTCGCACCCAACCACTGCCCCCACAGAGACCAACATTCCCCAAAGACCCACGCCTGAAGGTGAGTGTCCTGGCCTGGCTGCATCAGTGGCTGAGGGGGCTGGGAGCTGCAGGCACCCAGGAACTGTTACTGTCTGACTCCCCCGGGGGTGGTGAGGGGGCTATAGGAGCTGGGGTAGGCTCTAGTTACCCTGTGGGCTTCCTTGGTGCCCCTTCCCCCCGGTAGCCCCCTTCTCCTAGTAGCCTCTGCCCTGTCCCAAGACCCCCCTGAAAGCTCAGTGAGCCTCTGCTCCCCAGGAGTTCCTGCCCCGGCCCCCACCCCTGTTCCTGCCACCCCTACAACCTCAGGCCACTGGGAGACGCAGGAAGAGGACAAGGACACAGCAGAGGACAGCAGCGCTGCTGACAGATGGGACGACGAAGACTGGGGCAGCCTGGAGGTGTGTGGGGCTGAGGGAGCCTCCCCAGGGGACCCCAGCTCAAATCCACAGGCTGCCATTCAGGGAGCTTCTGTGGGGCCTGGCTGGAGTTGGCCTGTCCTCATCAGCACAGCATCCCTGGCACGTAGGCCTCATGGAGTGGCCATTATAGGCCAGAGCCAGCAGCAGGCCCCATTCAAACCCAGCGGCCCCAGGGAGCAGGCCGGCCAGATGGTGCCTTGGGCATTCCCTGAACTTCCTCACTCTCACCCACACtgtccctcttccccctcctccagtGCCCACCCAGCCGTGGGGGTCAGCAAGGAGGGGCCACTCCTGTGTCTAGAACCAGACCAGTTCTGCTTGGGGGATGGGCTCAGGATGGGCTGAGGGAGGATGGGGCAGAGCTGGGGGCCCAATTTCCCCATCTGGCTGACAGCAGCAGTTTCTGGCCCCCAAGGCTGTTGGAAGGGGCATCTAGATCTCACCCTCCAGCCTTAAAGAAGGGTGAGGGCAGGCCAGGGTCAGCGTTGATTTAATAGATGGGAAACAGAGCCTGAGGAGCAAATGAGGAGGAAGGCAAAAGACAGTGGTGGGGCCCGTGGCTGGGACGGTGCTGGGGCGGGCTCACTTGCCCTTTAGCATGCGGTGGGAGTCAGTGGTCCCTTCCCACACTGCAGCAGGAGGCCGAGTCTGTGCTGGCCCAGCAGGACGACTGGAGTACTGGGGGCCAAGTGAGCCGTGCTAGTCAGGTGAGCTGGGTCTGGCGGGGGTGTGTCTGTATGGGGCTCTTTCCTCCCTGGGCCCAGGGCTACTTCCCTCTCCCGCTCTTCTACAGGTCAGCAACTCCGACCACAAATCCTCCAAATCCCCAGAGTCCGActggagcagctgggaagctGAGGGCTCCTGGGAACAGGGCTGGCAGGAGCCAAGCTCCCAGGAGCCACCTCCCGAGGGTACACGGCTAGCCAGCGAGTATAACTGGGGTGGCCCAGAGTCCAGCGACAAGGGCGACCCCTTCGCTACCCTGTCTGCACGTCCCAGCACCCAGGTACCCAGCACGGGTCTGGCGAGAGGGTAAAGATGGTGGACCTCAGCCAGAAGTGGGCCCCACTGCAGCCCACACTTCTCTTTACAGCCCAGGCCGGACTCTTGGGGTGAGGACAACTGGGAGGGCCTGGAGACTGAGAGTCGTAAGTGCTTCCCCTGAGTGGGCTGAAGACTAGGGCTCCCCGACTAGCCCGCCCCTACAGGCCCCGGGCAGGCACTGGCTGGAGAGCTGAGACCGGGGCTCCCCTTCTTGACCCCAGGACAGGTCAAGGCTGAGCTGGCCCGGAAGAAGCGCGAGGAGCGGCGGCGGGAGATGGAGGCCAAACGCGCCGAGAGGAAGGTGGCTAAGGGCCCCATGAAGCTGGGAGCCCGGAAGCTGGACTGAATCGTGGCGATGACCCTTCCCGGCTGCGGAGAGCCCGCCCCGCAGATGTATTTATTGTACAAACCATGTGAGCCCGGCCGGCCCGGCCAGGCCATCTCACGTGTACATAATCAGAGCCACAATAAATTCTATTTCACACCCCTTGTGCTGGGCTCAGTCTAGCCCCTGGGAGGCGGTTGGGGTCTGGCGCCGCCCTGCGCAGCCCGCGCCCACGTCAGATGTGAACATCAATTTGCTTCGAAAGCCAAGGGTAAAGAGGCACGATCTGATTTATCAGTTTCTAGGAAACACCCTCTGGGAGGAAGGCAGGCGGTCGGAGACCTTACAGCCGCTCGCCAACCGGGGAGGGGGGCCGGTAGGGGCGCCTCGGGTCTCAAGGCGCCAGGAGGGTCTGCGGGCCCCGAAGGTCCGTGGGTCCGAGCCCCAAGTCGAGGCAGGAGTGAGGCGGAGCTCGCGGAAATCCCTCAGTGATCACCGAGGTCTGGGCCGAGGGCGGCGTCAGCGGCGGCGCTGGGGAACGCAGGCCCCGTGCGGGCGGCTGCGCGCGAAGCCGGCTTTGCAGACGCAGCGGAAGGAGCCGCTGGTGTTCACGCAGCGCTCGCTCTTGCACAGCAGCCCGCGCTGGTTCAGCTCTCGGCACTCGTCGATATCTGAAGGTGGGGGCGACAGGTGCGGCTTCGCTGAGCCTCCAGGCGGCTCCTCACCAccggccccgcccctgcccccacccccgaaGCCCGGCTCACCCACGCAGCGGGCGCGGGAGGCGTCGAGCTGGAAGCCGCCGGGACACTCGCACACGGCGCCGCCCGGCCGCGGCACGCAGCGGCCACTCACGCAGCGACACTCGTCCGAATCCTCCTCTGAACTATCCTCATCTGGGTGGCCCGGGACAATACGGACTTCAACACTGAGCCCCGGCCAAAGGCTACCAACCCCGCCACCGCCCGACCCGGCAGCACTCACCTCTTGGGGGCTTCCCCAGCAGCAGGGGGCTCGTGTCCCAGAAGGAATTGCTCTCGCTCTGCGATGTCGGGCACTGGGACCCTGGGAGGAGCAGAGCTGGTCAGCGACGTCCGGGTCCCGGGGCCCTGACCCCCATCCTCGCACCCGGCAACTCCTCCCGACTGCCTTACCCGCGCCGCGCGGCGGGCACGGTCGGCATTGGGCGCCCCAGCCGCGGCCCTGGCGGCAGCAGCAGTCGTCGAAGGTGAGGGCAGGCCCGGCCAGGGGGCCAGCGCACATGCCGTCCTCTCCGCGCTGGCTCCAGCACACGTCGCGCCGCTCCGGGGCGCGCTCTGCGGAAGGCACCTGGCATCAGGGAAGGGCCCAAGGCAGGgaccgcccgcctccgcctcacCCCACCTGCGCGGGAGCCACGTGATGGACAGGGCCCCGGGGTCGGCCAAGGCCGACCCTCGCCCTCACCGGCCGGGCTCTCGGGGAGCTGGCAATCGCGGCCGGAGGGCCCGGGCACCCAGGGCGGGCGACACTCGCAGCGGTAGGAGCCCGGCAGGTTGACGCAGCGGCCAGGGCGGCAGGCTGCCGGGTCCTGGCACTCGTCCACGTCTAAGAACAGcgagggggtgggtgggggccgTCACAGCTCGGCCCGGGCCCCGCCCCTCCCGCGTACCCCACTCCCCGGCCCGGGCCTCACCCATCTCTTCCGGGCTCAGGCACTGGCGCTGCGCGGGACTGTACTCGGCCGGGGGCGTGCAGGCACAGCGGTAGCCGCCGCGCGTGTTCTCACACACTCCGTTCCGGCAGTTGGACTCGTCCAGGCACTCGTCCACGTCTGCAGGGAGGAAAAGCGTGGGTGGCAGGGGCAGGCCCGGGATGGGCGCGGTGGCGCTTGTCTCCCTGCCGCTTCCCCACGGCCGCCGGGGGGCTGAGCTCACCCACGCATTCCAGCAGGTTCCCGTCATAGTAGAAGCCTTGCTTGCAGTAGCACTCGTAGCCAGGCTGAGTGTTCACGCACTTGCCCTCCTTGCAAATCTCCGCCCCGAACAACATGCACTCGTCGATGTCTGCGGGGTGACAAACACTGGCCGCTCGGGTCCTGCAGCCGCAGCCCAGAGGCGTGGGCTGGGCGCACCACCTGAGCGAAGCCATCCTCGGGCGGGGCCTACAGGAGGGGCGGGGCCTGCGAGGAAGGTGCGGGCGGGGCTTACGCGGCGCGGTCTGCTGACCCAGCGAGCCCCGGCGGGATCCGGGCGAGCCCAACCCGGGGTGAGTGGGCGTGGGGTGGGCGGAGCCGCAGGGCGCTTACCACGGTGGGCTGGGATGCCGTAGTTGACGATGTTGTTGTCCTGGGTGTACCCCTTTCCGTCTGGGCAGAGGCTGTGGAACtcggctgcaggggcagggcggCCGTGGGGAGGGAAGAGGCAGGACTGAGCGCGCGCGTGGGCTTAGGGCTGCAGCCCGCCGCCTATTTCCCAACTGCCAGGGGGCGCCATTTCCCACATTTGgcttccagatgaagaaactgaagatcTGGGAAGGGGTCTGCCCGGCTCCTGACCTGAGCTGTAGACTGGACAGGGGTAGATTTCGCAGTGGTCGCCCCAGCCGGCCCCCAGAGAGCAGCAGCACTCCTGCTGGGTCACGTTGGTGGCCAATACGCTGTCGCAGAACACTGTGTCATCGAAGTTCAGGTAGCACTCCTTCTTGTGGTGGGGCTGCTCCACCTCTGAGGGGCGGACGGCAGCTCAGGGTCGTGCACAGACCCCCTTGGCCCTGTCACCCTGCCCACCCACCACAGTTCTTTCCCCCCACCTTCCCTGGCTCCCCTTAGCCTCCTCCTGAGAGCTGGCTCTGTTCTCAACGTGGTGTTCTGGGCCCTTCATGGTCTGGCCCCACCAGACTCCCCCAGCCAAAAGGGATTTCTTCCGGTTCCCCAAATTTAGGTGGGTGGGGCCAGGACACATCTCTGAATCCCAGCTGCAGCTCAGGGGAGTTGTCCAGTCCGAGGGAGAAGCTGGGAGGACACTCACCCTCACAACCGTGCTGGTCCTGGGTGGGAGTGAAGCCCTCAtcgcagacacacacataggagCCCTGAAGGTTCTTGCAGGCCCCATGGGGAAGGCACAGGCCTGGGTCCTGGCTGCACTCATCTATGTCTGGGGGGCAAGAGTAGCGCAGCTGGAAACCCAGCCCCTCTTTCCCTGGGGCTGCACCTCAAGGGCCTCACACAAGTTCAGAACCTGAATTTCCACTTTGGTTTCAAAGTATGTACAGCAGGAAGTCTgctgtgtctgtgcatgtgtctgAATGTGCATGGGGACATTTCGCCGCTGTCCTTCTTAACACCTTCAGTGGCTCCCACTAAACTTACAAGACCTAAAGGTATCAGAAGCCCAGATGGAAAGGCCTCAAATGCCACTAAACTCAGCTTGGCATTTGAGGCCTTTCAAATTCAGCTTCTGATACCTTTAGGTCTCATCACGCCTTACTCTAGACCACCCTCCACTCCCAACTCTGTGCTCAGGGCACCCTCCCCTCCTCTGTAAACATAACTAGCTCCTTCCAGATCTCTATGCTTTGCAATTACTGCTCTTTGGTCCTGGAATGACTTCTTGTGCCTTTCCTTTCCCATGCCTAGGGAACTCCTACTTACGTTTCAGTCCAGTTCAGTCCAGTTCAACATCCACCTCCCCTTTGCAATTAATCATTAGTTCATACCTTTCTTGGCACCCAGGACCCTGAACTGTCAGAATCAGTTTACATGTCGGCCTCCCCTAGCTGGGAGCCCTGGGTGACTGCTGATTACCTAGTACAAAGCACAGAACCTGGaaaatagtaggtgctcaataaactttttttttttttttttggagatggaatctcactctgttgcccaggctggagtgcagtggcgtgatctcggctcactgcaacctccacctcccatcttcaagcgattcttctgcctcagcctcctgagtagctgggactacaggcgcacgccatcacgcccggctgatttttgtatttttagtagagacagggtttcaccgtattggccaggctggtctcgaactcctaacctcatgatccgcctgcctcagcctcccaaagtgctgggattacaggcgtgagccaccgcccccagcctgagccactgcactcagcctaaacTTTTGTTGGATGAATGCATGTGTATGGGTGAGTTGATGGGGAAGACCAATACATTAATATCTGTAAAGAGCTTaacagagtgcctggcacatagtaagcaccacGATAGCACTAACTGTCATATTTACTGTGATCATTGTTATTCTATGTGAAAGACTGGGAGGCTGagcagatggatgggtgggtgagtggaaggatgaatggaaggatggatggatagaaggatggatggatggatggatggatggatggatggatggatggatggatggatggagaaaaGCCACAGTGTGTCTAGGGAATTACTGCTCCCTGCCATATCCCTCAGGAACCCTCAGCCAGTCCCTCATACCTTGGCATTTCCTGCCACCCACCAGCCGATGCCCCTGGGGGCAAAGACATCTGTAGGAGCCATTGGTATTGATGCAGTCACCCCCAATGCAGGCTGCAGGGAAGTCACACTCATCAATGTCTGTAGGGGATGGAAGGGATGGAGAATCTCAGGGGCTGATCACCAACCCCAGCCTGAGGCAGCCAAAGCTTTCCCCCAGAGCCCTGGGTCAGTCCCACGCCCCTATGCCCCAACTGAGATCTGGAGTAGGACTGGACCCTGGGGGGTGGGGGTCCTG contains these protein-coding regions:
- the SCYL1 gene encoding N-terminal kinase-like protein isoform X11; its protein translation is MWFFARDPVRDFPFELIPEPPEGSPPGPWALHRGRKKATGSPVSIFVYDVKPGAEEQTQVAKAAFKRLKTLRHPNILAYIDGLETEKCLHVVTEAVTPLGIYLKARVEAGGLKELEISWGLHQIVKALSFLINDCSLIHNNVCMAAVFVDRAGEWKLGGLDYMYSAQGNGGGPPRKGIPELEQYDPPELADSSGRVVREKWSADMWRLGCLIWEVFNGSLPRAAALRNPGKNCRAPGGFMNNRFVETNLFLEEIQIKEPAEKQKFFQELSKSLDAFPEDFCRHKVLPQLLTAFEFGNAGAVVLTPLFKVGKFLSAEEYQQKIIPVVVKMFSSTDRAMRIRLLQQMEQFIQYLDEPTVNTQIFPHVVHGFLDTNPAIREQTVKSMLLLAPKLNEANLNVELMKHFARLQAKDEQGPIRCNTTVCLGKIGSYLSASTRHRVLTSAFSRATKDPFAPSRVAGVLGFAATHNLYSMNDCAHKILPVLCGLTVDPEKSVRDQAFKAIRSFLSKLESVSEDPTQLEEVEKDVHAASSPGMGGAAASWAGWAVTGVSSLTSKLIRSHPTTAPTETNIPQRPTPEGVPAPAPTPVPATPTTSGHWETQEEDKDTAEDSSAADRWDDEDWGSLEQEAESVLAQQDDWSTGGQVSRASQVSNSDHKSSKSPESDWSSWEAEGSWEQGWQEPSSQEPPPEGTRLASEYNWGGPESSDKGDPFATLSARPSTQPRPDSWGEDNWEGLETESRQVKAELARKKREERRREMEAKRAERKVAKGPMKLGARKLD
- the SCYL1 gene encoding N-terminal kinase-like protein isoform X1 — protein: MWFFARDPVRDFPFELIPEPPEGSPPGPWALHRGRKKATGSPVSIFVYDVKPGAEEQTQVAKAAFKRLKTLRHPNILAYIDGLETEKCLHVVTEAVTPLGIYLKARVEAGGLKELEISWGLHQIVKALSFLINDCSLIHNNVCMAAVFVDRAGEWKLGGLDYMYSAQGNGGGPPRKGIPELEQYDPPELADSSGRVVREKWSADMWRLGCLIWEVFNGSLPRAAALRNPGKIPKSLVPHYCELVGANPKMRPNPARFLQNCRAPGGFMNNRFVETNLFLEEIQIKEPAEKQKFFQELSKSLDAFPEDFCRHKVLPQLLTAFEFGNAGAVVLTPLFKVGKFLSAEEYQQKIIPVVVKMFSSTDRAMRIRLLQQMEQFIQYLDEPTVNTQIFPHVVHGFLDTNPAIREQTVKSMLLLAPKLNEANLNVELMKHFARLQAKDEQGPIRCNTTVCLGKIGSYLSASTRHRVLTSAFSRATKDPFAPSRVAGVLGFAATHNLYSMNDCAHKILPVLCGLTVDPEKSVRDQAFKAIRSFLSKLESVSEDPTQLEEVEKDVHAASSPGMGGAAASWAGWAVTGVSSLTSKLIRSHPTTAPTETNIPQRPTPEGVPAPAPTPVPATPTTSGHWETQEEDKDTAEDSSAADRWDDEDWGSLEQEAESVLAQQDDWSTGGQVSRASQVSNSDHKSSKSPESDWSSWEAEGSWEQGWQEPSSQEPPPEGTRLASEYNWGGPESSDKGDPFATLSARPSTQPRPDSWGEDNWEGLETESRQVKAELARKKREERRREMEAKRAERKVAKGPMKLGARKLD
- the SCYL1 gene encoding N-terminal kinase-like protein isoform X23, with protein sequence MWFFARDPVRDFPFELIPEPPEGSPPGPWALHRGRKKATGSPVSIFVYDVKPGAEEQTQVAKAAFKRLKTLRHPNILAYIDGLETEKCLHVVTEAVTPLGIYLKARVEAGGLKELEISWGLHQIVKALSFLINDCSLIHNNVCMAAVFVDRAGEWKLGGLDYMYSAQGNGGGPPRKGIPELEQYDPPELADSSGRVVREKWSADMWRLGCLIWEVFNGSLPRAAALRNPGKIPKSLVPHYCELVGANPKMRPNPARFLQNCRAPGGFMNNRFVETNLFLEEIQIKEPAEKQKFFQELSKSLDAFPEDFCRHKVLPQLLTAFEFGNAGAVVLTPLFKVGKFLSAEEYQQKIIPVVVKMFSSTDRAMRIRLLQQMEQFIQYLDEPTVNTQIFPHVVHGFLDTNPAIREQTVKSMLLLAPKLNEANLNVELMKHFARLQAKDEQGPIRCNTTVCLGKIGSYLSASTRHRVLTSAFSRATKDPFAPSRVAGVLGFAATHNLYSMNDCAHKILPVLCGLTVDPEKSVRDQAFKAIRSFLSKLESVSEDPTQLEEVETNIPQRPTPEGHWETQEEDKDTAEDSSAADRWDDEDWGSLEQEAESVLAQQDDWSTGGQVSRASQVSNSDHKSSKSPESDWSSWEAEGSWEQGWQEPSSQEPPPEGTRLASEYNWGGPESSDKGDPFATLSARPSTQPRPDSWGEDNWEGLETESRQVKAELARKKREERRREMEAKRAERKVAKGPMKLGARKLD
- the SCYL1 gene encoding N-terminal kinase-like protein isoform X17; this translates as MWFFARDPVRDFPFELIPEPPEGSPPGPWALHRGRKKATGSPVSIFVYDVKPGAEEQTQVAKAAFKRLKTLRHPNILAYIDGLETEKCLHVVTEAVTPLGIYLKARVEAGGLKELEISWGLHQIVKALSFLINDCSLIHNNVCMAAVFVDRAGEWKLGGLDYMYSAQGNGGGPPRKGIPELEQYDPPELADSSGRVVREKWSADMWRLGCLIWEVFNGSLPRAAALRNPGKIPKSLVPHYCELVGANPKMRPNPARFLQNCRAPGGFMNNRFVETNLFLEEIQIKEPAEKQKFFQELSKSLDAFPEDFCRHKVLPQLLTAFEFGNAGAVVLTPLFKVGKFLSAEEYQQKIIPVVVKMFSSTDRAMRIRLLQQMEQFIQYLDEPTVNTQIFPHVVHGFLDTNPAIREQTVKSMLLLAPKLNEANLNVELMKHFARLQAKDEQGPIRCNTTVCLGKIGSYLSASTRHRVLTSAFSRATKDPFAPSRVAGVLGFAATHNLYSMNDCAHKILPVLCGLTVDPEKSVRDQAFKAIRSFLSKLESVSEDPTQLEEVETNIPQRPTPEGVPAPAPTPVPATPTTSGHWETQEEDKDTAEDSSAADRWDDEDWGSLEQEAESVLAQQDDWSTGGQVSRASQVSNSDHKSSKSPESDWSSWEAEGSWEQGWQEPSSQEPPPEGTRLASEYNWGGPESSDKGDPFATLSARPSTQPRPDSWGEDNWEGLETESRQVKAELARKKREERRREMEAKRAERKVAKGPMKLGARKLD